One window of Populus nigra chromosome 5, ddPopNigr1.1, whole genome shotgun sequence genomic DNA carries:
- the LOC133694006 gene encoding protein FD-like, with protein MWSSPGANIDNNNTSNSKVSGNSPSKCFSSTCSSPSPFSPSPPIPNQSMNGASMEEVWDDINLASLHDHSNTNTSSNTNHHSFNGMVFQDFLARPSNKDTSTRAASKEPSSGGGNSFLKNSLGPPPATMLSLNSGSDHFHYLESSNTVPVRPNPQMHSHANGGTISFDSSLDSPFDALGSSSVFLSICKKRPQENGDVSGGDRRHKRMIKNRESAARSRARKQESCSPFENLFLVKFNDYRMLIFYLLLILQAYTVELEREAAHLAQENAKLRRQQERFLAAAPAQLPKKNTLYRTSTAPF; from the exons ATGTGGTCATCGCCAGGAGCAAATATTGATAACAACAACACGAGCAACAGTAAAGTCTCTGGCAATTCTCCTTCAAAATGCTTTTCCTCTACATGTTCTTCTCCTTCACCTTTCTCTCCTTCTCCTCCAATACCAAACCAATCAATGAACGGAGCCTCAATGGAAGAAGTTTGGGATGACATAAACCTAGCTTCTCTTCATGATCATTCAAATACTAACACAAGCAGCAACACCAACCACCATTCTTTTAATGGTATGGTCTTTCAAGATTTCTTGGCTAGACCTTCCAATAAAGACACATCAACAAGGGCTGCCTCTAAGGAACCCTCCTCTGGCGGGGGTAACAGTTTCTTGAAGAACTCTTTAGGGCCACCCCCAGCTACCATGCTGAGTTTGAATTCTGGGTCTGATCATTTTCATTATCTGGAAAGCAGTAATACTGTCCCTGTGAGGCCAAATCCACAAATGCATAGTCATGCCAATGGTGGCACAATAAGTTTTGATTCTTCTCTCGATTCCCCCTTTGATGCCTTGGGTTCTTCTTCAGTGTTCCTTTCCATTTGCAAAAAAAGGCCTCAAGAAAACGGTGATGTCTCTGGCGGCGATCGGAGGCACAAGCGCATGATCAAGAACAGAGAATCTGCAGCTCGGTCCCGGGCTAGAAAGCAGGAATCTTGCTCTccttttgaaaatttgtttttagtgaaatttaatgattatagaatgttaattttttatcttttactaATTTTGCAGGCTTACACAGTTGAGTTGGAACGTGAAGCTGCTCATTTAGCACAGGAGAATGCCAAGCTTAGAAGGCAGCAAGAAAGG TTCTTGGCAGCAGCTCCTGCTCagctaccaaaaaaaaacaccctctATAGAACCTCAACAGCTCCATTTTGA
- the LOC133695251 gene encoding CO(2)-response secreted protease-like translates to MAAPVANRPAAWQANDKELTLKGTEPPLFNVISGTSMSCPHVSAMVAVVKSHYLSWNPSAIKPAILTTGEISTSGPLQPTVYDYGAGEISTSGPLQPAGLVYETATIDCLNFLCHHGNNTSTIKVIFKDVPAGFACPKDLSVDLMSTINYPSIAVLNLARNQIRTINRTLTNVAGDGAATYSLTIEAPNGIKIAVVPTSLQFRRSNNFWSI, encoded by the exons ATGGCAGCACCAGTAGCAAACAGACCGGCAGCTTGGCAGGCCAATGATAAAGAATTGACTCTAAAAGGTACAGAGCCCCCACTATTCAACGTGATTTCAGGAACTTCCATGTCATGTCCACATGTTTCTGCAATGGTTGCTGTGGTTAAATCCCATTATCTTTCATGGAACCCCTCTGCAATCAAACCTGCCATTTTGACAACAG GAGAAATAAGCACAAGTGGACCATTACAACCCACAGTTTATGATTATGGGGCAGGAGAAATAAGCACTAGTGGACCATTACAACCAGCTGGACTTGTTTATGAAACCGCAACCATTGACTGCTTAAACTTCCTTTGCCATCACGGCAACAATACATCCACaattaaagttattttcaaagatgTTCCAGCTGGTTTTGCTTGTCCGAAGGACTTGAGTGTCGATCTTATGTCCACTATCAACTATCCATCCATAGCGGTTCTTAACCTCGCTAGAAATCAGATCAGGACCATTAACAGAACCCTAACGAATGTTGCTGGAGATGGTGCTGCAACATACTCTCTAACCATTGAAGCACCAAACGGTATAAAAATCGCAGTGGTTCCAACTAGCCTGCAATTTAGAAGAAGTAACAATTTCTGGTCAATATGA
- the LOC133695252 gene encoding SKP1-like protein 1B, producing MSTGRKFILKSSDGESFEVDEAVAVESQTIKHMIEDDCADNGIPLPNVTSKVLAKVIEYCKKHVESPKSDDRPSSAADDLKAWDTEFVKVDQATLFDLILAANYLNIKNLLDLTCQRVADMIKGKTPEEIRKTFNIKNDFTPEEEEEVRRENQWAFE from the exons atgTCGACGGGCCGGAAATTTATTCTGAAAAGCTCAGACGGAGAGTCATTTGAGGTCGACGAAGCCGTAGCCGTTGAATCGCAGACTATAAAACACATGATTGAAGATGATTGCGCTGATAACGGTATCCCTTTACCTAACGTCACAAGCAAGGTTCTTGCTAAGGTGATCGAGTACTGCAAAAAGCACGTTGAGTCCCCTAAATCGGACGATCGTCCTTCTTCTGCTGCTGATGATCTTAAAGCTTGGGATACTGAATTCGTCAAAGTTGACCAGGCCACTCTCTTCGATCTCATCCTG GCTGCCAATTATCTGAACATCAAGAACTTGCTGGACCTCACTTGTCAGAGAGTGGCTGATATGATCAAGGGCAAGACTCCAGAAGAGATCCGCAAGACATTCAACATCAAGAATGACTTTACAccagaggaagaggaggaggttCGGAGAGAGAACCAGTGGGCATTTGAGTAG
- the LOC133694642 gene encoding la-related protein 1B-like, which yields MVYTVDSSNSPRFPRDGVRSSQRREKSSSPKSETVSGEAESINSMLEQSNDWAAIESSDSKKGNAGKAKKPAWNKPTSNGVAEITSPVMDATSWPALSESTKPSPKPSPAESSSKIVSDGSIPTSQGPVIANSPKKQGNSNAKSISATNHTMPVRQRPVRRGSGGSSGSSSGGGHSQNSFTHPPPPPPPPPFPIFPMPPNGFTNLVPAMPDQSPRETLYRGNNWEPRPIGGFVPPPPVVSEHRRPSRRGNFGQPPGDGSHRNNYVGRREQDRGHHGNSRDVHVQQQRAPTRGFPRPSPQNSGTFIPPQSVRPFANPMGYHDMLFIPPPITLEPYPVVPHMQSPTMLMPIPQPLPLLLLNQIEYYFSDMNLSKDGFLKSKMDDEGWVPVTLIAGFNRVRIMTNNIQFILECLRTSTLLEVQDDKVRRRNDWMNWLPSSTMPRTDLGFQSSGVSSSDTLTTSFQKISMEDVAADQDSTTAKTCELTIQAGISHQEGAAGTSSSF from the exons ATGGTTTACACGGTGGATTCATCAAATTCTCCACGATTTCCAAGGGACGGCGTGAGAAGTTCTCAAAGGAGAGAGAAGTCGTCATCTCCAAAATCAGAAACCGTAAGCGGTGAGGCTGAATCGATCAATTCTATGCTGGAGCAATCGAATGATTGGGCGGCGATTGAGAGTTCGGACAGTAAAAAGGGCAATGCAGGTAAGGCAAAGAAGCCGGCTTGGAACAAACCAACATCGAATGGTGTAGCTGAGATTACTAGTCCTGTTATGGATGCAACTTCATGGCCTGCTTTATCTGAATCCACTAAGCCTTCTCCAAAACCATCGCCTGCTGAATCATCCTCGAAGATTGTCTCTGATGGATCAATACCCACTTCTCAG GGACCGGTGATAGCGAATTCACCTAAGAAGCAAGGTAATAGTAATGCAAAATCTATCTCGGCAACAAACCATACAATGCCAGTTCGGCAAAGGCCTGTGAGGCGTGGCAGTGGTGGTAGTAGTGGAAGTAGTTCAGGAGGTGGACATTCACAAAACAGTTTTACTCACCCTCCACCGccgccgccaccaccaccatttCCTATATTTCCAATGCCACCCAATGGTTTTACTAATCTGGTACCAGCTATGCCAGATCAATCTCCCAGAGAAACTCTATACAGAGGGAATAACTGGGAACCTAGACCAATTGGGGGTTTTGTTCCTCCGCCGCCTGTGGTAAGTGAACACCGACGCCCCTCACGAAGAGGCAACTTTGGCCAGCCACCTGGAGATGGTTCCCACCGTAATAATTATGTTGGCAGACGTGAACAGGACCGTGGACATCATGGAAATTCAAGAGATGTTCATGTGCAGCAACAGAGAGCTCCTACAAGGGGATTTCCTCGGCCTTCACCGCAAAATAGTGGTACATTTATTCCTCCCCAGTCTGTGAGACCATTTGCAAATCCCATGGGTTATCATG ATATGCTATTTATTCCGCCTCCAATAACCTTGGAACCTTATCCGGTTGTGCCACACATGCAATCACCAACAATGCTGATGCCTATTCCTCAACCTCTACCTTTATTGTTACTAAATCAGATAGAATACTATTTCAG CGATATGAATTTATCAAAAGATGGTTTCTTAAAGTCAAAGATGGATGATGAAGGTTGGGTTCCTGTTACTTTAATAGCGGGCTTTAATCGA GTTAGGATTATGACAAACAACATCCAGTTTATATTGGAGTGCTTGAGGACTTCAACTTTGCTTGAAGTACAG GATGACAAAGTGAGGAGGCGTAATGATTGGATGAATTGGCTGCCTAGTTCTACAATGCCGCGCACTGATTTGGGCTTTCAGTCCTCTGGTGTATCAAGTTCTGATACTCTGACAACATCGTTTCAAAAGATCTCAATGGAGGATGTGGCTGCTGACCAAGATAGCACAACAGCTAAGACATGTGAGTTAACTATCCAGGCAGGAATCTCTCATCAGGAGGGTGCTGCAGGCACCAGTTCAAGCTTTTGA
- the LOC133695249 gene encoding CO(2)-response secreted protease-like isoform X1, with product MKYSALCYVLFLILFDVFLVESGADEGEKDGVYIVYMGAATANGSSKNEHAQLLSSVLKRRKNALVHSYEHGISGFTARLSAAEAQSIAKNPGVVSVFPDPVYHLHTTRSWDFLKYGTDVKIDLSPNSDSNLSSRGYDVIIGILDTGIWPESKSFSDKDMDPIPSSWKGTCVEARDFNSSNCNRKIIGARSYNGPGDDDDGLVNTPRDMNGHGTHVASTAAGIMVPGASYHGLASGTAKGGSLGSRIAVYRICTPNGCAGSSILAAFSDAIKDGVDILSLSLGSPASRISDFKEDPIAIGAFHAVENGITVVCSAGNDGPSEKTVLNGAPWILTVAATTIDRRFESNVVFDKNKVIKGEAINFANIGKSPVHPLIYAKSAKKAGADARDARNCNPDSMDGKKIKGKIVICDNDEDINSYYKMNEVRNLEGIGAVLVSDKTNGDASDFDEFPMTVIRSKDAVEIFAYLNSTKNPVATILPTTVVSQYKPAPAIAYFSSRGPSSISRNILKPDIAAPGSNILAAWTAYDGEVTDEGREIPKFKIMSGTSMSCPHVSGMAAVLKSHYPSWSPSAIKSAIMTTASQINNMKAPITTELGAIATAYDYGAGEMSTNRALQPGLVYETTAIDYLYFLCYHGYNISTIKVISKDVPAGFACPKESEVNMISNINYPSIAVFNLTGKHSRNITRTLTNVAGDGTTTYSLTIEAPIGLTVTVRPTSLQFTKNGQRLSYHIIFTPTVSSLQKDMFGSITWRTKKFNVRTPFVASSR from the exons ATGAAATATTCTGCCCTATGCTATGTGCTGTTCCTTATCCTCTTTGATGTATTTCTGGTAGAATCAGGAGCAGACGAGGGAGAGAAGGATGGTGTTTATATTGTTTACATGGGAGCTGCGACAGCAAATGGTTCTTCAAAGAATGAACATGCTCAGCTTCTGAGCTCTGTCTTAAAACG GAGAAAGAATGCTCTAGTGCACAGCTACGAACATGGAATTTCAGGGTTTACAGCTCGTTTATCAGCAGCAGAGGCACAATCAATTGCTAAAAACCCAGGGGTCGTATCAGTTTTTCCTGATCCTGTCTACCACCTCCACACAACTCGTTCATGGGATTTCTTGAAATACGGAACCGATGTAAAGATCGACTTGAGCCCCAATTCTGACTCTAACTTATCTTCTCGAGGATATGATGTGATCATTGGAATCCTGGATACAG GTATTTGGCCTGAGTCTAAGAGTTTTAGTGACAAGGATATGGATCCAATACCATCAAGCTGGAAGGGTACCTGTGTCGAAGCTCGAGATTTCAACTCATCCAATTGTAATAG AAAAATAATTGGAGCAAGATCTTACAATGGCCCTGGCGATGACGATGACGGACTTGTTAATACACCAAGAGATATGAATGGTCATGGCACTCATGTAGCTTCGACTGCAGCAGGAATTATGGTCCCTGGTGCATCTTACCATGGATTAGCTTCCGGGACTGCGAAAGGTGGATCACTTGGGTCAAGGATTGCTGTGTACAGAATATGTACGCCAAACGGATGTGCCGGGTCCAGTATATTAGCTGCATTCAGTGATGCCATTAAAGACGGTGTTGATATACTATCATTGTCACTAGGTTCACCAGCATCACGCATCTCCGATTTTAAGGAAGATCCAATAGCCATTGGAGCGTTCCATGCTGTTGAGAATGGTATCACCGTGGTCTGCTCTGCAGGGAACGATGGGCCATCGGAAAAAACTGTTTTGAATGGTGCGCCCTGGATTCTGACAGTTGCTGCAACAACCATAGATCGGAGATTCGAGTCTAATGTTGTGTTTGATAAAAACAAGGTGATCAAG GGTGAAGCCATAAATTTTGCCAATATTGGAAAATCTCCAGTACATCCATTGATTTATGCGAAGTCAGCTAAGAAGGCCGGTGCGGACGCAAGGGATGCCAG AAACTGCAACCCAGATTCTATGGATGGGAAAAAGATCAAAGGAAAAATCGTCATCTGTGACAATGATGAAGATATAAACTCATATTATAAGATGAACGAGGTGCGGAACTTGGAAGGAATTGGTGCTGTCTTGGTCAGCGACAAGACAAATGGAGATGCATCTGATTTCGATGAATTTCCAATGACTGTGATCAGATCAAAGGATGCTGTCGAGATCTTTGCCTACCTAAACTCAACCAA AAATCCAGTTGCAACAATCCTACCCACCACAGTGGTGTCACAATATAAGCCAGCACCTGCTATCGCCTACTTTTCATCCAGAGGGCCTTCCTCCATCTCAAGGAATATCCTCAAG CCTGATATAGCCGCACCGGGATCAAACATACTTGCAGCTTGGACGGCCTATGATGGAGAAGTAACTGATGAAGGTAGAGAAAtcccaaaatttaaaattatgtcaGGAACCTCCATGTCATGTCCGCATGTTTCTGGAATGGCCGCTGTGCTTAAATCCCATTACCCCTCTTGGAGTCCCTCTGCTATCAAGTCTGCCATTATGACAACAG CATCTCAGATAAACAATATGAAGGCCCCAATAACAACAGAATTAGGTGCTATTGCCACAGCTTATGATTACGGGGCGGGTGAAATGAGCACGAACCGAGCATTGCAACCAGGGCTAGTTTATGAAACCACCGCCATTGACTACTTATACTTCCTGTGCTATCACGGGTACAATATATCCACAATTAAAGTTATTTCCAAAGATGTTCCAGCTGGTTTTGCTTGTCCGAAGGAATCAGAAGTCAATATGATATCCAATATCAACTATCCGTCAATAGCAGTTTTCAACCTCACTGGAAAACACAGTAGGAACATTACCAGAACCCTCACAAACGTTGCTGGAGATGGTACCACAACTTACTCTCTAACAATTGAAGCACCTATTGGTCTAACAGTCACCGTGCGTCCAACTAGCTTGCAGTTCACAAAGAACGGCCAAAGACTGAGTTATCACATAATTTTCACTCCAACTGTCTCTTCATTACAGAAAGACATGTTCGGGTCAATTACATGGAGaaccaaaaaatttaatgtCCGCACTCCATTCGTCGCAAGTAGTAGGTGA
- the LOC133695249 gene encoding CO(2)-response secreted protease-like isoform X2, with the protein MKYSALCYVLFLILFDVFLVESGADEGEKDGVYIVYMGAATANGSSKNEHAQLLSSVLKRRKNALVHSYEHGISGFTARLSAAEAQSIAKNPGVVSVFPDPVYHLHTTRSWDFLKYGTDVKIDLSPNSDSNLSSRGYDVIIGILDTGIWPESKSFSDKDMDPIPSSWKGTCVEARDFNSSNCNRKIIGARSYNGPGDDDDGLVNTPRDMNGHGTHVASTAAGIMVPGASYHGLASGTAKGGSLGSRIAVYRICTPNGCAGSSILAAFSDAIKDGVDILSLSLGSPASRISDFKEDPIAIGAFHAVENGITVVCSAGNDGPSEKTVLNGAPWILTVAATTIDRRFESNVVFDKNKVIKGEAINFANIGKSPVHPLIYAKSAKKAGADARDARNCNPDSMDGKKIKGKIVICDNDEDINSYYKMNEVRNLEGIGAVLVSDKTNGDASDFDEFPMTVIRSKDAVEIFAYLNSTKNPVATILPTTVVSQYKPAPAIAYFSSRGPSSISRNILKAKPVPPSYILFDSIHSLDGL; encoded by the exons ATGAAATATTCTGCCCTATGCTATGTGCTGTTCCTTATCCTCTTTGATGTATTTCTGGTAGAATCAGGAGCAGACGAGGGAGAGAAGGATGGTGTTTATATTGTTTACATGGGAGCTGCGACAGCAAATGGTTCTTCAAAGAATGAACATGCTCAGCTTCTGAGCTCTGTCTTAAAACG GAGAAAGAATGCTCTAGTGCACAGCTACGAACATGGAATTTCAGGGTTTACAGCTCGTTTATCAGCAGCAGAGGCACAATCAATTGCTAAAAACCCAGGGGTCGTATCAGTTTTTCCTGATCCTGTCTACCACCTCCACACAACTCGTTCATGGGATTTCTTGAAATACGGAACCGATGTAAAGATCGACTTGAGCCCCAATTCTGACTCTAACTTATCTTCTCGAGGATATGATGTGATCATTGGAATCCTGGATACAG GTATTTGGCCTGAGTCTAAGAGTTTTAGTGACAAGGATATGGATCCAATACCATCAAGCTGGAAGGGTACCTGTGTCGAAGCTCGAGATTTCAACTCATCCAATTGTAATAG AAAAATAATTGGAGCAAGATCTTACAATGGCCCTGGCGATGACGATGACGGACTTGTTAATACACCAAGAGATATGAATGGTCATGGCACTCATGTAGCTTCGACTGCAGCAGGAATTATGGTCCCTGGTGCATCTTACCATGGATTAGCTTCCGGGACTGCGAAAGGTGGATCACTTGGGTCAAGGATTGCTGTGTACAGAATATGTACGCCAAACGGATGTGCCGGGTCCAGTATATTAGCTGCATTCAGTGATGCCATTAAAGACGGTGTTGATATACTATCATTGTCACTAGGTTCACCAGCATCACGCATCTCCGATTTTAAGGAAGATCCAATAGCCATTGGAGCGTTCCATGCTGTTGAGAATGGTATCACCGTGGTCTGCTCTGCAGGGAACGATGGGCCATCGGAAAAAACTGTTTTGAATGGTGCGCCCTGGATTCTGACAGTTGCTGCAACAACCATAGATCGGAGATTCGAGTCTAATGTTGTGTTTGATAAAAACAAGGTGATCAAG GGTGAAGCCATAAATTTTGCCAATATTGGAAAATCTCCAGTACATCCATTGATTTATGCGAAGTCAGCTAAGAAGGCCGGTGCGGACGCAAGGGATGCCAG AAACTGCAACCCAGATTCTATGGATGGGAAAAAGATCAAAGGAAAAATCGTCATCTGTGACAATGATGAAGATATAAACTCATATTATAAGATGAACGAGGTGCGGAACTTGGAAGGAATTGGTGCTGTCTTGGTCAGCGACAAGACAAATGGAGATGCATCTGATTTCGATGAATTTCCAATGACTGTGATCAGATCAAAGGATGCTGTCGAGATCTTTGCCTACCTAAACTCAACCAA AAATCCAGTTGCAACAATCCTACCCACCACAGTGGTGTCACAATATAAGCCAGCACCTGCTATCGCCTACTTTTCATCCAGAGGGCCTTCCTCCATCTCAAGGAATATCCTCAAGGCAAAGCCTGTACCTCCTAGCTACATATTATTTGATTCGATCCACAG CTTGGACGGCCTATGA